One Nocardioides aromaticivorans genomic window carries:
- a CDS encoding antitoxin: protein MGFLDDAKDKLSDAVDSQGDKIGDGLDKAADFASDKTGGKFDDKIDLGVDKAKDALDGLDGENDDIN from the coding sequence GTGGGCTTTCTGGACGACGCCAAGGACAAGCTGAGCGACGCGGTCGACAGCCAGGGCGACAAGATCGGCGACGGCCTCGACAAGGCCGCCGACTTCGCCTCCGACAAGACCGGCGGCAAGTTCGACGACAAGATCGACCTCGGCGTCGACAAGGCGAAGGACGCGCTCGACGGCCTCGACGGCGAGAACGACGACATCAACTGA